In a single window of the Thiohalophilus sp. genome:
- the gloA gene encoding lactoylglutathione lyase, translating to MRILHTMLRVGDLQRSIDFYTNVLGMKLLRQKEYPEGEFTLAFVGYQPEEDGAVIELTCNWDTDKYDLGDGYGHIALEVDDVYQATDEIRQRGGKILRDAGPMNAGTTIIAFVEDPDGYPIELIGAKQ from the coding sequence ATGCGCATACTGCACACCATGCTACGCGTCGGCGATTTGCAACGCTCGATCGATTTTTACACCAACGTGCTGGGAATGAAACTGCTACGCCAGAAAGAATACCCCGAAGGTGAATTCACTCTCGCCTTTGTCGGCTATCAACCGGAAGAGGACGGCGCGGTGATCGAGCTGACCTGTAACTGGGATACCGACAAGTATGATCTGGGCGATGGCTACGGTCACATTGCACTGGAAGTGGATGATGTCTACCAGGCCACCGACGAGATTCGCCAGCGCGGCGGCAAGATCCTGCGCGATGCAGGCCCGATGAACGCCGGCACCACCATCATCGCCTTCGTCGAGGATCCCGATGGTTATCCGATCGAATTGATTGGAGCGAAACAGTAA